Proteins encoded by one window of Halobaculum halobium:
- a CDS encoding VOC family protein codes for MAFIHVCLNVADAERAADWYAENLGFERSWEFTTPDGDTRNLYVADGNGVELQLADTEGADEFEEGTAYDHLAVSVDDVDAAFERIDHHGVVKEPADQPAAGARTAFLKDPDGHTVELVQPLE; via the coding sequence ATGGCGTTCATTCACGTCTGTCTCAACGTCGCCGACGCCGAGCGCGCGGCCGACTGGTACGCGGAGAACCTCGGCTTCGAGCGCTCGTGGGAGTTCACGACGCCCGACGGAGACACGCGAAACCTCTACGTCGCAGACGGGAACGGCGTCGAACTCCAGTTGGCAGACACCGAGGGAGCCGACGAGTTCGAGGAGGGGACCGCGTACGATCACCTCGCCGTCTCCGTCGACGACGTCGACGCCGCGTTCGAGCGCATCGACCACCACGGCGTCGTGAAGGAACCGGCCGACCAACCCGCGGCGGGCGCGCGAACGGCGTTTCTGAAGGACCCCGACGGGCACACCGTCGAACTGGTCCAGCCGCTGGAGTAG
- a CDS encoding FAD-binding and (Fe-S)-binding domain-containing protein yields the protein MATHDPGADRRWDTSAASLGHDRPDVEEYAALAADLRDRVAGEVQFDEYAQVLYATDGSIYQAEPAGVVCPRDAEDVVATHEVAAEHGVPVLPRGTGSSLAGQTVGPGCVVIDTTRHMDDIVDVDSEAQEATVQPGVVQDHLDARLAEEGLKFAPDPASSGRATVVGGIGNNSTGAHSVRYGITDAYTEELEVVLAEGTRIHTREVVLGSDEHEAIIEGGGIEAELYRTVEGLVAENEAEIDEKYPNLKRSVSGYNLHKVIDETDDGEEVINLSKLFVGAEGTLGTIVEATVSLVTKPEETALALYCFDDLVDAMEAVPVALEYPVSAVELMDDEVFRLARESTEYAQYEEPIPDGAAAALMLEWDSELVSHSPDGESSGEAPDFEGAIADTTAEFVTDGAAFDVLEAYDADEQEKLWKLRKAAIPLLMSLQGDPKPYPFIEDATVPPEELAEYVGEFEEVLADHDTSAAYFAHAGSGTLHIRPILNLKQGEGIEKMHSITDDVTDLVLDHFGAFSGEHGDGLARTEFNPKMYGEDLWGAFQELKSAFDPGWRMNPGKVVYVDGDTAGERGYPDSAADTDMRENLRYGADYRSIEPQTAIDFSDEGGFSHLVELCNGCGTCRETEGDVMCPTYRASGEEIQATRGRANMLRAAISGELSEDEVHSDRFQEEVLGLCVGCKGCMSDCPTGVDLAKLKAEVKHEHHEEAGASLRERLFANIETASRIGSALAPVANAATKVPGARTVLEKTLGIARERELPTFTLDTFRTRWERRGGAQVSAAEADARVVLFPDTYTNYSTPDAGMAAVEVLEAANVHVRVPDDLAPSGRAAFSSGFLEKARKRAAENVERLEPFVEEGYAVLFVEPSDAVMFQDEYLDLLDGDAVESVSTASYGVLEYVDTARLDEAIAFETEPEAGESIAYHGHCNQKSVNTDHHAVGVLRRAGYDVDPLDTSCCGMAGSFGYEAEHYELSKAIGSMLFGAVDESPADAVTAPGASCRSQLGDREGANEQPPHPIEKVARALAD from the coding sequence ATGGCAACGCACGACCCGGGGGCCGACCGCCGTTGGGATACGTCCGCCGCGTCGCTGGGACACGACCGGCCGGACGTGGAGGAGTACGCTGCGCTGGCCGCAGATCTCAGGGATCGGGTCGCGGGCGAGGTCCAGTTCGACGAGTACGCGCAGGTGTTGTACGCGACCGACGGCTCCATCTATCAGGCCGAGCCCGCGGGGGTCGTCTGCCCGCGCGACGCCGAGGACGTGGTCGCGACCCACGAGGTCGCCGCCGAGCACGGGGTGCCGGTGCTCCCGCGGGGGACCGGGTCGTCGTTGGCGGGGCAGACCGTAGGGCCCGGCTGCGTCGTGATCGACACCACCCGTCACATGGACGACATCGTCGATGTCGACAGCGAGGCGCAGGAGGCGACCGTCCAGCCGGGAGTCGTCCAGGACCACCTCGACGCCCGCCTCGCGGAGGAGGGGCTGAAGTTCGCCCCGGACCCCGCCTCCTCTGGGCGCGCCACCGTCGTGGGGGGGATCGGCAACAACTCCACTGGGGCGCACTCGGTGCGCTACGGAATCACCGACGCCTACACCGAGGAACTGGAGGTGGTGCTCGCCGAGGGGACCAGAATTCACACCCGCGAGGTCGTGCTCGGCTCCGACGAACACGAGGCGATCATCGAGGGCGGGGGGATCGAGGCGGAACTGTACCGCACCGTCGAGGGGCTCGTCGCGGAGAACGAGGCCGAGATCGACGAGAAGTACCCGAACCTCAAGCGCTCGGTGTCGGGGTACAACCTCCACAAGGTGATCGACGAGACCGACGACGGCGAGGAGGTGATCAACCTCAGCAAACTGTTCGTCGGCGCCGAGGGCACCCTCGGGACGATCGTCGAGGCGACCGTCTCGCTGGTCACGAAGCCCGAGGAGACGGCGCTGGCGCTGTACTGCTTCGACGACCTCGTCGACGCGATGGAGGCGGTGCCGGTCGCGCTGGAGTACCCCGTGAGCGCGGTGGAGCTGATGGACGACGAGGTGTTCAGGCTGGCCCGGGAGTCGACCGAGTACGCCCAGTACGAGGAACCGATCCCGGACGGCGCGGCGGCGGCGCTGATGCTGGAGTGGGACTCCGAGTTGGTCTCCCACTCGCCCGACGGCGAGTCGTCGGGCGAGGCGCCGGACTTCGAGGGTGCGATCGCCGACACCACCGCCGAGTTCGTGACCGACGGCGCGGCATTCGACGTGCTGGAGGCGTACGACGCGGACGAACAGGAGAAGCTCTGGAAGCTCCGCAAGGCTGCCATTCCCCTCTTGATGAGCCTGCAGGGCGACCCCAAGCCGTACCCGTTCATCGAGGATGCGACCGTGCCGCCCGAGGAGTTGGCCGAGTACGTCGGCGAGTTCGAGGAGGTGCTGGCCGACCACGACACCTCCGCCGCGTACTTCGCACACGCCGGCTCCGGGACCCTGCACATCCGACCGATCTTGAACCTGAAGCAGGGGGAGGGGATCGAGAAGATGCACTCGATCACCGACGACGTGACAGACCTCGTGCTCGACCACTTCGGCGCGTTCTCTGGCGAGCACGGCGACGGACTCGCGAGGACCGAGTTCAACCCGAAGATGTACGGCGAGGACCTGTGGGGCGCGTTTCAGGAGCTGAAGTCCGCATTCGATCCCGGCTGGCGGATGAACCCCGGAAAGGTCGTCTACGTCGACGGCGACACGGCCGGCGAGCGCGGCTACCCCGACTCAGCCGCCGACACCGACATGCGAGAGAACCTCCGGTACGGCGCCGACTATCGGTCGATCGAACCGCAGACGGCCATCGACTTCTCCGATGAGGGCGGCTTCTCGCATCTCGTCGAACTGTGTAACGGCTGCGGCACCTGCCGGGAGACCGAAGGCGACGTGATGTGCCCGACCTACCGGGCGTCGGGCGAGGAGATCCAGGCGACGCGAGGGCGCGCGAACATGCTCCGTGCGGCGATATCGGGGGAACTCTCCGAGGACGAGGTCCACTCGGACCGCTTCCAAGAGGAGGTGCTCGGCCTCTGCGTCGGCTGTAAGGGCTGCATGTCGGACTGTCCGACCGGCGTCGACCTGGCGAAGCTGAAGGCCGAGGTGAAACACGAACACCACGAGGAGGCGGGCGCGAGCCTGCGCGAGCGACTGTTCGCCAACATCGAGACGGCGAGTCGGATCGGCAGCGCGCTCGCGCCCGTCGCCAACGCGGCGACGAAGGTGCCCGGCGCGCGGACGGTGCTGGAGAAGACGCTCGGGATCGCTCGCGAGCGCGAACTGCCCACCTTCACGCTCGACACCTTCCGCACGCGCTGGGAACGCCGCGGCGGCGCGCAGGTGAGCGCCGCGGAGGCTGACGCGCGGGTCGTCCTGTTCCCGGACACCTACACGAACTACAGCACGCCCGACGCGGGGATGGCGGCCGTCGAAGTGCTGGAAGCCGCAAACGTCCACGTCCGCGTGCCCGACGACCTCGCGCCCTCCGGCCGGGCAGCCTTCTCCAGCGGCTTCCTCGAGAAGGCGCGCAAACGCGCCGCAGAGAACGTCGAGCGGCTCGAACCGTTCGTCGAGGAGGGGTACGCGGTCCTGTTCGTCGAACCGTCGGACGCGGTGATGTTCCAGGACGAGTACCTGGATCTCCTCGATGGCGACGCGGTCGAGTCGGTGTCGACCGCGAGCTACGGCGTGCTGGAGTACGTCGACACCGCCCGCCTCGACGAGGCAATCGCGTTCGAGACGGAGCCGGAGGCTGGCGAGTCGATCGCGTACCACGGCCACTGCAACCAGAAGTCGGTGAACACCGACCACCACGCGGTCGGCGTGCTCAGACGCGCGGGGTACGACGTCGACCCGCTGGACACCTCCTGTTGCGGGATGGCCGGGAGCTTCGGCTACGAGGCCGAACACTACGAGCTATCGAAGGCGATCGGGTCGATGCTGTTCGGGGCGGTCGACGAGAGTCCCGCCGACGCCGTCACAGCGCCGGGCGCCTCCTGTCGGTCGCAGTTAGGCGATCGGGAGGGGGCGAACGAACAGCCGCCTCACCCCATCGAGAAGGTGGCGAGGGCGCTGGCCGACTGA
- the asd gene encoding aspartate-semialdehyde dehydrogenase: protein MTHRVGILGATGAVGQRFIQLLDGHPQFEIACLTASDASAGKPYREAAKWRLDTAIPESVRDITVRATNPAEIPDDVDLLFSSLPSGVAAEIEPDLCEAGYVVSSNSSNDRMAEDVPLTIPEINPDHLDLIEVQRDERGWDGALVKNPNCSTITMVPTLAALDEFGLERAQVSTLQAVSGAGYDGVTSMEIIDNAIPHIGGEEAKMETESRKLLGSFDGAELSLHSAEVAASCNRIPTIDGHLENVFAELADAPSPEAVGAAMESFPSADLPSSPEQLIHVFGEDQPERPQPRMDRMRGDGMQIAAGGVQSTPAGVKYNCLAHNTIRGAAGASVLNGELLANDGWI, encoded by the coding sequence ATGACTCATCGAGTCGGCATCCTCGGCGCCACCGGCGCCGTGGGCCAACGGTTCATCCAACTGCTCGACGGCCACCCGCAGTTCGAGATCGCGTGTCTGACCGCAAGCGACGCCTCCGCGGGGAAGCCGTACCGCGAGGCGGCCAAGTGGCGCCTCGACACCGCGATCCCGGAGTCGGTGCGCGATATCACGGTCCGCGCGACCAACCCCGCCGAGATCCCCGACGACGTGGACCTGCTGTTCTCGTCGCTCCCCTCCGGCGTCGCCGCGGAGATCGAACCCGACCTCTGTGAGGCGGGCTACGTCGTCTCCTCGAACTCCTCGAACGATCGCATGGCAGAAGACGTACCGCTGACGATCCCCGAGATCAATCCCGACCACCTCGACCTGATCGAGGTCCAGCGGGACGAGCGCGGCTGGGACGGCGCGCTCGTGAAGAACCCCAACTGCTCGACGATCACGATGGTGCCGACGCTCGCGGCGCTCGACGAGTTCGGGCTCGAACGCGCGCAGGTGTCGACGCTGCAGGCGGTGTCGGGCGCCGGCTACGACGGCGTCACATCGATGGAGATCATCGACAACGCCATCCCCCACATCGGCGGGGAAGAAGCGAAGATGGAGACCGAGAGCCGCAAGCTCCTCGGCTCGTTCGACGGCGCCGAACTCAGCCTCCACTCGGCGGAGGTCGCGGCCTCCTGCAACCGGATCCCGACGATCGACGGACATCTAGAGAACGTCTTCGCCGAACTCGCCGACGCTCCGAGCCCCGAAGCGGTCGGGGCGGCGATGGAGTCGTTCCCGAGCGCAGACCTGCCGTCCTCGCCGGAGCAGCTCATTCACGTGTTCGGCGAGGACCAGCCCGAGCGCCCACAGCCCCGGATGGACCGGATGCGCGGCGACGGGATGCAGATCGCCGCCGGCGGCGTCCAGTCGACGCCGGCGGGTGTGAAGTACAACTGTCTCGCTCACAACACGATCCGCGGCGCCGCCGGCGCGTCCGTCCTCAACGGCGAACTGCTGGCGAACGACGGCTGGATCTGA
- a CDS encoding cystathionine gamma-synthase codes for MTDRDDDGDTDESRFRIETTAIHAGQQPDPETGALMTPIYANSTYEQDGPGDHRGYEYSRTGNPTRTDLEANLAALENGEYGRAFSSGMGAINTVLNLLSAGDHVVTGDDVYGGTHRIFTQVYEEYDLEFDFVDTTDHDAVRDAMREETELLWVETPTNPLMRVNDIDALADIASEHDALCAVDNTFATPYLQRPLEHGADIVSHSLTKYLGGHSDVVGGALVTDDPDLDERIGFYQNSVGATPSPFDCFLVLRGTKTLPVRMDRHCDNARDLAAWLDEHDAVDRVYYPGLDSHPQHDLAAEQMDDFGGMLSFEFDGTLEQASTVVEETEVFTLAESLGGVESLIEQPAAMTHAAIPEEEREAAGLTDGLIRVSVGVEHVDDMTADLQAAFDAATE; via the coding sequence ATGACCGACCGCGACGACGACGGCGACACCGACGAGAGCCGGTTCCGAATCGAGACGACCGCGATCCACGCGGGCCAACAGCCCGACCCCGAGACGGGCGCGCTGATGACGCCCATCTACGCCAACTCCACGTACGAGCAGGACGGCCCCGGCGACCACCGCGGCTACGAGTACAGCCGCACCGGCAACCCCACCCGGACGGACCTGGAAGCGAACCTCGCGGCGCTGGAGAACGGGGAGTACGGCCGCGCGTTCTCCTCGGGCATGGGGGCGATCAACACCGTGCTCAATCTGCTCTCGGCGGGAGACCACGTCGTCACCGGCGACGACGTCTACGGCGGCACCCACCGCATCTTCACGCAGGTGTACGAGGAGTACGACCTGGAGTTCGACTTCGTCGACACCACCGACCACGACGCCGTCCGCGACGCGATGCGCGAGGAGACGGAACTTCTGTGGGTCGAAACGCCGACGAATCCGCTCATGCGCGTCAACGACATCGACGCGCTCGCGGACATCGCCAGCGAGCACGACGCGCTTTGTGCCGTCGACAACACGTTCGCGACGCCGTACCTTCAGCGGCCGCTGGAGCACGGCGCTGACATCGTCTCGCACTCGCTGACGAAGTACCTCGGGGGCCACTCCGACGTGGTCGGCGGCGCGCTCGTCACCGACGACCCCGACCTCGACGAGCGGATCGGGTTCTATCAGAACTCCGTGGGCGCGACGCCGTCGCCGTTCGACTGCTTCCTCGTGCTCCGCGGGACGAAGACCCTCCCCGTGCGGATGGACCGCCACTGCGACAACGCCCGCGACCTGGCGGCGTGGCTCGACGAGCACGACGCGGTCGACCGCGTCTACTACCCCGGGCTCGACTCTCACCCACAGCACGACCTCGCGGCCGAGCAGATGGACGACTTCGGCGGCATGCTCTCGTTCGAGTTCGACGGCACGCTGGAGCAGGCCAGCACCGTCGTCGAGGAGACCGAGGTGTTCACGCTCGCCGAGAGCCTCGGCGGCGTCGAGAGCCTCATCGAGCAGCCCGCGGCGATGACCCACGCCGCCATCCCGGAGGAGGAGCGGGAGGCGGCCGGGCTCACCGACGGACTCATCCGCGTCTCCGTCGGCGTCGAACACGTCGACGACATGACGGCAGACCTGCAGGCGGCGTTCGACGCGGCCACGGAGTAG
- a CDS encoding pyridoxal-phosphate-dependent aminotransferase family protein — protein MTEKHEYTDDYPEKTLYIPGPTEVREDVIQEMAQPVFGHRMDRMTDLYTTIVEDTKEFLGTDNEVMILTASGTEFWEASTLNLVDENILVPTCGSFSERHANVAERLGKNVDRLEYEWGEAIKPQDIREHLETSDTDYDVVATVMNESSTGVRNPIEEIGDVVDEYPDTYFVVDAVSALGGDYVDIDAHGIDVIFASTQKAFAMPPGLAVCVVSDEAYEREVQKDSASWYGGFQRALDYYDRKGQTHSTPAIPIMLAYRKQMKYMLEEGHEGRSDRHREMAEYTREWAGDHFDMFPEEGYESQTVACIENSRGIDVAATIEQVSEEYDMVFSNGYGSQLGEKTFRIGHMGEHDVESIVELTDAIEDVAGL, from the coding sequence GTGACCGAGAAACACGAGTACACGGACGACTATCCCGAGAAGACGCTGTACATCCCCGGGCCGACCGAGGTCCGCGAGGACGTGATCCAGGAGATGGCCCAGCCGGTGTTCGGCCACCGGATGGACCGGATGACGGACCTCTACACGACCATCGTCGAGGACACCAAGGAGTTCCTCGGCACCGACAACGAGGTGATGATCCTCACCGCTTCCGGGACGGAGTTCTGGGAGGCGTCGACGCTCAACCTCGTCGACGAGAACATCCTCGTCCCCACCTGCGGGAGTTTCAGCGAGCGTCACGCCAACGTCGCCGAGCGCCTCGGGAAGAACGTCGACCGCCTCGAGTACGAGTGGGGGGAGGCGATCAAGCCCCAGGACATCCGCGAGCACCTCGAAACGAGCGACACAGACTACGACGTGGTCGCGACCGTGATGAACGAGAGTTCGACCGGCGTCCGCAACCCGATCGAGGAGATCGGCGACGTAGTCGACGAGTACCCGGACACCTACTTCGTCGTCGACGCGGTCTCCGCGCTCGGCGGCGACTACGTCGACATCGACGCCCACGGCATCGACGTGATCTTCGCGTCGACGCAGAAGGCGTTCGCGATGCCGCCGGGCCTCGCGGTGTGTGTCGTCAGCGACGAGGCGTACGAGCGGGAGGTGCAGAAGGACTCCGCCTCGTGGTACGGCGGCTTCCAGCGCGCGCTCGACTACTACGACCGAAAGGGGCAGACTCACTCCACGCCCGCGATCCCGATCATGTTGGCCTACCGCAAACAGATGAAGTACATGCTGGAGGAGGGCCACGAGGGTCGCAGCGACCGTCACCGCGAGATGGCCGAGTACACCCGCGAGTGGGCGGGCGACCACTTCGACATGTTCCCCGAGGAGGGATACGAGTCGCAGACGGTCGCGTGCATCGAGAACAGCCGGGGGATCGACGTGGCGGCGACCATCGAGCAAGTGAGCGAGGAGTACGACATGGTCTTTTCGAACGGCTACGGCTCGCAGCTCGGCGAGAAGACGTTCCGCATCGGCCACATGGGAGAGCACGACGTAGAGTCGATCGTAGAGTTGACCGACGCCATCGAAGACGTAGCGGGCCTGTAA
- a CDS encoding GNAT family N-acetyltransferase codes for MSVNVEKRMDPPGDAAHAEAAWALKEEIRERDGVLKQRRGFFMNAYKRAECHLLVEDDDLAGFAAARRDGYILFLAIAPRVRGRGYGERLVAEVAEGNRSVSCHARTTNEAALDFYEHIGFQIVRRIENYYEDGGDAFYLKLGDDSSLRDRLSSFLR; via the coding sequence GTGAGCGTCAACGTCGAGAAGCGTATGGACCCCCCCGGGGACGCAGCCCACGCCGAGGCCGCCTGGGCGCTGAAAGAAGAGATCCGCGAGCGCGACGGCGTCCTCAAGCAGCGGCGCGGCTTCTTCATGAACGCCTACAAGCGAGCGGAGTGCCATCTCCTGGTCGAGGACGACGACCTCGCCGGTTTCGCGGCCGCGCGCCGCGACGGCTACATCCTGTTTCTCGCCATCGCACCGCGGGTTCGGGGGCGTGGATACGGGGAACGACTCGTCGCCGAGGTCGCCGAGGGAAACCGCTCGGTGTCGTGTCACGCGCGGACGACGAACGAGGCGGCGCTGGACTTCTACGAGCACATCGGCTTTCAGATCGTCCGCCGAATCGAGAACTACTACGAGGACGGCGGCGACGCCTTCTACCTGAAGTTGGGCGACGACTCCTCGCTCAGAGACCGACTCTCATCGTTCCTCCGGTAG
- a CDS encoding DUF502 domain-containing protein: MPLLLSLIVLAVASRYVYQYLDLFSTLVLDLSPGTRYVASVAEVRISLTKETLIELLTPVVLASFILTIGLFINGTRFGAVAVDYFDAAVAHVPGVGAVYESFRQMSDVMLNEDAQNFRDVKLVEFPHEGAYTLGFLTTETPDALREPAGHDRMLTLFLPLAPNPVMGGHLVHMPADRVMDVDMTVEEGLRAVVTSGVAVSGGSSGSGGTDAGLSAKQLRTLSRVEHADQRLDPEADSPDVRRTDPVAGDRDEEWDRQVDPARSETPADVARRTRAQREPETQDENADVDDRQPYSLYGDSEATSTPAREAGRYAVESDETEAVPERDADRPAADRAETEDTPESVSQSGEGDRGDRADE, from the coding sequence GTGCCGCTGTTACTCTCGCTCATCGTGCTCGCGGTCGCCAGCCGCTACGTGTACCAGTACCTCGACCTGTTCTCGACGCTGGTGCTCGATCTCAGCCCGGGTACCCGGTACGTCGCCTCCGTGGCTGAGGTCAGGATCTCCCTGACGAAGGAGACGCTCATCGAACTCCTCACGCCGGTCGTGTTGGCGTCGTTCATCCTCACGATCGGGCTGTTCATCAACGGGACGCGCTTCGGCGCGGTCGCGGTGGACTACTTCGACGCCGCGGTCGCACACGTGCCCGGGGTCGGCGCCGTCTACGAATCGTTCCGCCAGATGTCCGACGTGATGCTCAACGAGGACGCTCAGAACTTCCGCGACGTGAAGCTGGTGGAGTTCCCCCACGAAGGGGCGTATACGCTCGGCTTCCTCACGACAGAGACGCCGGACGCCCTCCGCGAACCGGCCGGACACGACCGGATGCTGACGCTGTTCTTGCCGCTTGCCCCCAACCCGGTGATGGGCGGGCACCTCGTCCACATGCCCGCCGACCGCGTGATGGACGTCGACATGACCGTCGAGGAGGGGCTCCGTGCAGTCGTCACCAGCGGTGTGGCGGTGTCTGGCGGATCAAGCGGATCCGGCGGAACCGATGCCGGACTCTCGGCCAAACAGCTCCGGACGCTCTCGCGCGTCGAACACGCGGATCAGCGGCTCGACCCCGAGGCCGACTCTCCGGACGTCCGACGCACCGACCCGGTGGCTGGTGACCGGGACGAGGAGTGGGACCGCCAAGTCGACCCGGCGCGGTCGGAAACTCCCGCGGATGTGGCTCGCAGAACCCGGGCCCAGCGGGAGCCGGAAACGCAGGACGAGAACGCGGACGTTGACGATCGACAGCCGTACTCGCTGTACGGAGACTCGGAGGCGACCTCGACGCCCGCACGCGAGGCGGGTCGCTACGCGGTGGAGTCCGATGAGACCGAAGCGGTTCCCGAGCGGGACGCCGACAGACCGGCAGCCGACCGCGCGGAGACCGAGGACACCCCCGAATCGGTATCGCAGAGCGGTGAGGGGGACCGGGGCGACCGAGCTGACGAGTAG
- a CDS encoding archease, giving the protein MGEVFAAVAEGLTAAMCDSVPDTGDRFTVRVRAESLEALLFDYLDECIYERDVRGVLPVDHRATVWREGAEWAVEASARGVPLSAVTARDVKAVTYSEMDLAETEDGWRAYVVFDV; this is encoded by the coding sequence CTGGGTGAGGTGTTCGCCGCCGTCGCGGAGGGGCTGACCGCGGCGATGTGCGATTCGGTCCCCGACACCGGCGACCGGTTCACAGTGCGGGTCCGGGCTGAGTCGCTGGAGGCGTTGTTGTTCGACTACCTCGACGAGTGCATCTACGAGCGGGATGTCCGCGGAGTACTACCGGTCGACCACCGAGCGACCGTTTGGCGGGAGGGAGCCGAGTGGGCAGTCGAAGCGAGCGCGCGCGGCGTCCCGCTGTCGGCCGTCACCGCACGCGACGTGAAGGCGGTGACGTACTCGGAGATGGACCTTGCGGAAACCGAGGAC